The Streptomyces sp. NBC_01244 genome contains a region encoding:
- the efeB gene encoding iron uptake transporter deferrochelatase/peroxidase subunit: MSSASSTELPGLEISRRRLLGTVGAAGAAGLALGAAGGALVQSEVSGSEAAGSGGAPGSLGATRVAFHGDHQAGITTPLQAKGHVLAFDLAPGAGRTEAAALMRRWSDTARRLTAGETAPAADTGIALGSGPSSLTVTFGFGHSFFERTGLTARRPAALDPLPDFSADRLDARRSDGDLWVQIGSDDALVAFHALRALQKDAGEAARPRWQMDGFNRSPGATAAPMTARNLMGQVDGTNNPKPTEADFDRRIFVQGAVPAEHAWMVGGSYAVVRRIRMLLDSWDRQSLAQQEQVIGRTKATGAPLTGGGETTAMALDKIGADGKPVIPSNAHARISAPAQNGGAAMLRRPFSFHDGIAADGAPDAGLLFICWQADPARGFVPVQRKLDRGDALSAFIRHESSGLYAVPPGARAGEYVGQRLLEG, encoded by the coding sequence GTGAGCTCCGCGAGCAGCACGGAACTCCCCGGTCTCGAGATCTCCCGGCGCCGCCTGCTGGGCACGGTCGGCGCCGCGGGCGCCGCCGGGCTCGCGCTCGGCGCCGCAGGCGGGGCCCTCGTACAGTCCGAGGTGTCCGGGTCCGAGGCGGCGGGCTCCGGCGGCGCTCCCGGCAGCCTCGGTGCCACCCGGGTCGCCTTCCACGGGGATCACCAGGCCGGGATCACCACGCCCCTCCAGGCCAAGGGGCACGTCCTCGCCTTCGACCTGGCGCCCGGCGCCGGGCGCACCGAGGCCGCCGCCCTGATGCGGCGCTGGTCCGATACCGCGCGGCGGCTGACGGCGGGCGAGACCGCACCGGCCGCCGATACCGGCATCGCCCTCGGCTCCGGCCCCTCCTCCCTCACGGTGACCTTCGGCTTCGGCCACTCCTTCTTCGAGCGCACCGGCCTCACCGCGCGCCGCCCCGCCGCCCTCGACCCGCTGCCGGACTTCTCCGCCGACCGGCTCGATGCCCGGCGCAGCGACGGCGATCTATGGGTGCAGATCGGTTCCGACGATGCGCTGGTCGCCTTCCACGCACTGCGCGCCCTGCAGAAGGACGCCGGAGAGGCGGCCCGGCCGCGCTGGCAGATGGACGGCTTCAACCGCTCTCCCGGAGCCACCGCCGCCCCCATGACGGCCCGCAACCTCATGGGCCAGGTCGACGGGACCAACAATCCGAAGCCCACCGAAGCCGACTTCGACCGGCGGATCTTCGTCCAGGGCGCGGTGCCCGCGGAGCACGCCTGGATGGTCGGGGGCTCGTACGCCGTCGTACGCCGCATCCGGATGCTCCTCGACTCCTGGGACCGGCAGTCACTCGCCCAGCAGGAGCAGGTCATCGGCCGTACGAAGGCCACCGGCGCACCGCTGACCGGAGGCGGCGAGACCACCGCCATGGCCCTCGACAAGATCGGTGCCGACGGAAAGCCGGTCATCCCCTCCAACGCGCACGCCCGCATTTCCGCACCCGCGCAGAACGGCGGGGCGGCCATGCTCCGGCGTCCCTTCTCCTTCCACGACGGGATCGCCGCCGACGGAGCCCCCGACGCGGGACTGCTCTTCATCTGCTGGCAGGCCGACCCGGCCCGCGGTTTCGTCCCCGTCCAGCGCAAGCTCGACCGGGGCGACGCCCTGTCGGCCTTCATCCGGCACGAGTCGAGCGGCCTGTACGCGGTGCCGCCCGGCGCGCGCGCCGGGGAGTACGTGGGCCAGCGGCTGCTCGAAGGGTGA
- the pheA gene encoding prephenate dehydratase, with protein sequence MSATRFTYLGPEGTFTEAALRTLPEAATRELVPMVSVPAALDAVRNGEAAAALVPIENSVEGGVTSTLDELAAGVPLMIYREVLLPIAFALLVRPGTQLSDVKTVTGHPVAQPQVRNWLRSNLPDALWESAASNADGARLVQEGRFDAAFAGEFAAATYGLVPLVTEIHDAQNAETRFVLVGRPARPAAPTGADKTSVVLWMGDDRPGALLELLQEFAVRGVNLMLIQSRPTGAGIGNYCFAVDAEGHISDRRVGEALMGLKRTCPQIRFLGSYPRAGVAQGDVLAARPGTSDGDFTAASDWLTRCLDGRP encoded by the coding sequence ATGTCGGCCACCCGCTTCACCTATCTCGGTCCCGAAGGCACCTTCACCGAAGCCGCCCTTCGCACCCTCCCCGAAGCCGCGACCCGGGAGCTCGTCCCGATGGTCTCGGTCCCGGCAGCCCTGGACGCCGTGCGCAACGGCGAGGCCGCGGCAGCCCTGGTCCCGATCGAGAACTCGGTGGAGGGCGGGGTCACCTCGACCCTGGACGAGCTGGCTGCCGGCGTACCGCTGATGATCTACCGCGAGGTGCTGCTCCCCATCGCGTTCGCGCTGCTGGTGCGGCCCGGGACCCAGCTGTCGGACGTCAAGACCGTCACCGGGCACCCGGTCGCCCAGCCCCAGGTGCGCAACTGGCTGCGGTCGAACCTCCCCGACGCCCTGTGGGAGTCGGCGGCGTCCAATGCCGATGGTGCCCGGCTGGTCCAGGAGGGCCGCTTCGACGCCGCCTTCGCGGGCGAGTTCGCGGCCGCCACCTACGGGCTGGTCCCGCTGGTCACCGAGATCCACGACGCGCAGAACGCGGAGACCCGCTTCGTGCTCGTCGGGCGTCCCGCCCGGCCGGCCGCGCCGACCGGGGCCGACAAGACCTCCGTCGTGCTGTGGATGGGCGACGACCGCCCCGGCGCGCTGCTGGAGCTGCTCCAGGAGTTCGCCGTCCGCGGGGTGAACCTGATGCTGATCCAGTCCCGGCCCACGGGCGCGGGGATCGGCAACTACTGCTTCGCCGTCGACGCCGAGGGGCACATCTCCGACCGCCGGGTCGGCGAGGCGCTCATGGGCCTCAAGCGCACCTGCCCCCAGATCCGGTTCCTCGGCTCCTACCCGCGCGCCGGTGTCGCTCAGGGTGACGTCCTGGCCGCCCGGCCCGGCACCTCCGACGGTGACTTCACGGCGGCTTCGGACTGGCTGACGCGATGCCTCGACGGGCGCCCCTAA